GAATTCCACGCATCACACTTTAAGACGGACGTAatagttttctttttgcctagaAATGAACTTTCTTACAAATAAATAGAACGAGACTGAACTTGTTCGATTCCGACCGTGTATCGCTATATCTACGCCATAACTACTCCCCTCGATTGAGCTATGGCCGTCGGCATCTATGGATAAATCTCCGATGGCATTAGCTGCTATGCCGACTTCTCGTTCAGATCACACCAACTGACATTTGGATAGGGTAGATATTGCTGTGAATGTAGATAGGAAATAGAGGAAAAGTGCGAACCTGTTTTTGGtaattccttttcctttctcgttctcttctttttttattccccCCGGTGAGAGTCGTGAAGCAAGAGGCAAAGTTCCACTTCCACCTAACGCCGCTCATGCATTTGTCCTCGTGCACGTGGAAATAAGCCCACAACCTTGATTTTGCTTCTCATTCATTGTGAGGATTCACTCAAATTAAGTCGcgtaaaatttattttccttaaaagaaagaaataatgaaTTTTACCCCCCTTTTAAAAGTGCAGAAAAGGCGAACAATTTATGAATACGACCCCGTTTATACGTCACGTGAATATAATGTTATCAAGCATTGTTTAGTGCTCCGTTTATTTCTCGAATAATGAATGACTTAAAAATGTCTTTCCTAAAAATGACCGCTTGTTTCGATAGAATTATAATGTAGATAATaattcatatctaaatattttcgtggataattaaatatttttttttgtttgattttcataaacgatataagtgattatttttaggttaatctttttaaatttttttatttttcacgaaataaaacgGAGACTAGGTCCGATTGATTGTATTCTATTTCAGACGGGGTCAAGTCGTGGATTCAAAGTCAACGGTGCCTGCATCATGCGTGAGTAATGGGGCAATAACGTGGGCAAGAAGGAAGATCAGGTTCCGAATTTACAAAGAATCATTCATGATTGGACGTTGAAGTCGTGACGTCAAAGACCTAAGAAAACAAGGAAAGCTTATCGTTTAATGTGCGGCCACCGGTGGAACTTTCCTTGGGGAGTTTAATGCCGTCGCCTTAAAACCATACGGCAACGCAATTTCCTGGTAATGAAATCGATTGTCTCATGGGTTCGTGTCTTTTGACTTCAAAAGAGAGGCTTGATCTCTTTTGAGGAAGAATACTCTATTACAATAATCTTCCCTTGAAGCAACTTATTTTAGTAAATTAATGATCCTTTCTTCATGTATTACTTCCTAATTTAGATTGTGattgttccttcttcttcttcattgattttttttttttttttggtcgaataaggATTTGCATTGTCATTAAGTAAAGGTCGGAGTGGACAAGATACATGCTTCAGAGTATAGCAATTCTAAAAGACAGGTAAGGGGATAAGCAACCCAGTTAGAAGGCAAAGTTTTGTTGCGGTGGGATTTGACGACCCAATCCGCGATCTTATTACATTCTCTCCTGCAATGGGCCATCTTCGAATTTTGGAATAGCTTTGCACAAGCTTGGGCTTCAGTAATACGCCATTTATTAGAGGGTGGGTAGTGATAATCCTCAAATCAAGGGCGGGTGAGGCTGTTTGTGTAAGAGTTTCCTTTACATTGAGGGCGTATAGtctattcttcctttttctttttatgctcATGtatgtttcgcgaaaaatgaatgattgagAAATATTTACCCGAAAACGATAATTTTTATCGCAAATCGGtcaacgaaaaaatatttttcattcttgtTTACAATTTATGTCAATCATTTTTGTAACCGATACAAGaaatcgtttttagaaaaatatttttcaaatcgttcatttccCGCTAAGCAAACGAAGCCTTAGATGAGcacctatttatagagattttgAGGGTGAAATGTTTGCTTCTTATCTTGATAGGGATCCGAAGGtccaaacttttcaaaatttaaaagagGAGATTGTGCACAAGTTTCTAAATCTTTAAAGATTATTAGAAGCGCTTCAAACTAAGCATGCCCTATACATCTACATGCACTAAGTAATGAGAATTGTACAGGCAACCCCCAGGGAGTTACTCATAGGGAATGCATTCGCCTCCTTTGCTCCAGACATGTGTTGAAATCATCCCTAAAGTGCGAGGTGGTATGAAACTAGAGTTGTTAGGTGCACAACACAACTTTCGCCAATCCATACTGTAGAGTCCAATTCATCCCTCTCTGAATTAATGAATTTACCTACTTCTTTGCCATTCCCTCCACGGAAGTTTAAAGATATTTACATCTGCCGCCCTGCATCTTGCCGTAATTAGTAACGAACACGGCTGTTGCGGCGCCTGCGATAGGATTAGGCTAGCCGAGGTATCGACGGCTTCTCCTCAAATGAGAGCCGACGATGGATGGTGTTGAATTACAATTTCTCCTAACTTTTTTGCAGCTATTTTCGATAAGTATAATTAAGcgcggcttcttcttcttcttcttttctctctcttggaaAATGAAATTAAGCAAAATCCTAGTTTAACTTTTCAAACACATGTATGCGACAGAGAGCGATCGACACGATTATTCCTGCGTGGAAACATCGTATACGAATTCCGACATAGCCTAGTATGCAGAGCACGATAATAGGAAACAATGTCGTTGTTTTTGTTGGTCTAATTATTTGACTCAACTAGTATCCGATGAAATTAAGAAGAAAACGATGGAAATTACGAATGTGTTGTCCTCTCTTTAGCCGTTGAGTTTCAGTTTCTCGTTCCTTTcgtcctctctccctctctctccaatttTCCTGCCAGACTTAATGAATTGGTCGTCGATTGAACTCTACCTAAAACCCTAGTAATTTCCATTTTGTAATTCATCTTTGACCTTcctcgcttcttcttcttcacctcagAGTCAcgttctgtctctctctctccctctctctctctctctctctctctctctctctctctactattCAATTTCGAACTTGAACATATACCGGAACACCTTGACTTCGCGGGGGAGAAAATGCTGATCCCCATTTGATCAGAGGTTGAGGATGAGCGATTCGCAGAGTTCGTCTTCCCCTGAATTGGGCTCCATCGTCGCTGCCGACGAGGTAAGTTCGGTTACTCCCAAGCACCAATCGCCACTGCTGCCGGCATGCTTGATTTTGGATCCTGAAGCAAATCACTTTCGCTTTTTCTAATTGCTTGTAGTTACTTGAACTTAGTGGTTTTTGTCTGCTTTAAAAGGAGAAGTTTTGCAGAGTCGTTAGTTGCCGTCCGGAGACTAGAATTTCTAGATCGCTTTGATGAAGCCCCCGCCAGTTTGCTGCGTCAAGTGCGGCGGTTGGTTATCCTTGCGAAATCCATCGTCGCTCAAATGACGTTTTTTAGTTGTCCTACAGTCTTTTCTTACGTTATGACTTAGTAAGAATGAGGACAGGGTATTTGTGGATTTTCTGTAAAATGTTAGGTTCCAGATCTTTTCGGCCTCCGTTGCTTCCCTTCTAACTGGTTGGTTGATTCTTTCTATTTGATCGACACGTTCACCATAccattttcctattttatccCTGTCCGACTATGTTAGGCTGATGTTTGGTCTTAACGTGTCTTTCGGCCCTCCCTTTCTTATTTGTCCCTGGATTGGATCAGAGCTTAGTCTAAATTGTTGTAAAATGCTTTGGGCATCTAACTATTTGTTTACCCTTTCCACTGCAGAATGTTGGGAGGAGTAGAAGAAGCTATGATTCTAGTCAGATACTCGCTTCTCCGCCCTCAAGGCGCTGGAGGGATGTTTTTTGGTTAGCAATATTTTTGATCCACTTGGTTGGTTTCGGTCTTTTCCTCGGAGTTCTCGGACTTAACAGGTTTGAGAAATCGGACAGACTAAATCTTGACAAGTTAACCAGCGTGCCATCAGATAGTGATGCCGGATTGACGGAGGAGTACTGGCCATTATTTGCCGTTGCTGGTGGTGCAGGAACTCTTCTTGGATGGATGTGGTTGTTGTTTCTGGGTTCTCAAGCTAACCACATGATGAAAGTGTCGGTGCATATATTGACTACTTATCTCGCCGTGATTAGTGTTCTGTGCTTCTGGGGTGAGCGCTTTTTCTGTGGTGTTGCTTTCGCAGTTGGAGCTGCACTGCAGTTTTTGTATGTGATATCTGTTATAGACAGGTAGAGATTGCATTTTAttgtgaattttcttctttgattggaGTAGATGACTTGATTTATATTAGATTATTACATCGTAAAGGATGACAGAAATGAAGGTTCTAAAAGCTCAACTCTGCACTAGCATTTGTTGTTCCTATGATTTGGATTTCATTAATCGTACATGCCTTATTTTAAATATAGTCACGAGTACTTGGAAATAGGAATATTAACCGACTTTACACTTGAATGGACTTTGATAtctgattttctttcttaaatgaACCCACGTGGTATCCTTAACAGACAAACTTTTTCCTTCGACATTGATAGAGAGCAATAGTGAGAGGATCATGTGGACTTAAGTTGGTGTGGAGCGTACATGTTTAAGTTAGACCTAATATGGGGCAGGGGGAGAGGGATTCCCTCGTTCAAGCAGAATTTAAAGTTTATGTAAGAGTCTCCTTCATGTTTTTCACGTGCATGTAGAATTGCTGCCTTCTAAATGCTCCCAGCATTACCAATTCTTAGTCTTTCACTCACTTTATTGCTTTCTTTTGCAGACTTCCATTTACCATGTTGGTGCTTCAGAAGGCTGTCAAGATGGTATGGAATCTGCCTGAAGTTACGAGAATAGCGTATTTGTTTATGCTGGTTATGCTTTTATGGATGGTAATATGGTCCTTCGGAGCAGCTGGTGTAATTGCATCAAGCATGGATGATGGTAAACGCTGGTGGCTTCTTTTGGTGAGCTGGCAAGTTTTGCTCTTTATTTGTCTGAACAAACTTGGGATATAATCTACAATCAAAGAATGAGTAGAGCTGACAGGATGAAGTTGACGACTCCTGTAACGAATTATTATTTACATGCAGGTGCTCTCTGTAAGCTTATTTTGGACAGGTGCAGTTCTTTGCAATACCGTGCATGTAATAGTGTCTGGTTTGGTGTTTTTGGTTCTCATCCATGGAGGTCGACGATCATTGTCAATGCCACAAAACTCATTATTGAATACACTTCGATATGCTGTGACTACATCTTTTGGAAGCATATGTTACGGATCACTATTTACTGCTGCAATACGGACCTTGCGTTGGGAGGTATGCATGTTTGGCTTATATTTTCCCTCTAGACACCGAGCAATTTAGCTCTAATTGGCATGTCACTGGTATTTTCAAATTTGGCAACATTAATTCATTCTTCCTGCTTAATACATCTGCCAGATCAGGGGATTCCGGTCAAAGATTGGCAACAATGAATGTCTACTCTGTTGCGTGGATTTTCTCTTCAACCTCGTGGAGACACTTGTACGCTTTTTCAACAAGTATGCTTATGTGCAGGTACATTTTCTGCTCTTGGTAGtctacttatttttctttttttgcaaaaccaaTCAGCTTTGATCAGTAGGTAAATTAGTCTAAGGTTCAGATATCAGctatatcattttttttggcatttcggAGAGTGTTCCATTGTATGGTTTTACAATGCTACCTTTGACAGTTGAGCTAGTGTTGTCTACTATCCCTTGATTGCTAGTGCTAGTTGTAGTGCTAGTCCTTGACACCTTTTTTCTTACGAAAGGACGCAACAAGCCTCTTTAGCCTTTTGAAGGGTTGAAGTCAACCTCTAGCCCTTCGTCTCTTCTTTTAGGCGAGCAGTGAAaactctcttctcattttggtCCTTAATGAACGGTTCTGTTGGGGaagcattttcataattttggaACTTAAGAATATGACAAGTGATGAAAAACATTGTTCGAAAGTGATAGGTGTCTTGTTATTTGAACAAAAAGCATTTGCAGTTGACTAAATTTCACTGGTAGTTAGAACTAGAAACGTGAGAGTGCACAGGCATACAATATGGACAGATGGAAATGATTATGGTGCTCAAATGTATGGCAGGAAGAAAATGTGAGAAGCAAAAGATATGGCCGGTTGGCCTTGATTGGTATTTAAGCATGCAATAAATATGGAGTTGAGGgggatttagaaaatttttatgtgcGTACTGCTTCCATTTCAATCTGATGAATTTTAAGAATATTTGGTAATTGATGTTTGATccgtaaaaaattgaaatcttaTCAACAATTAAGTTTTCAGCTTCCAGATGGTACAATCAAGGAAATCCCGATAATCTTATATCTGCAGGTATCACATATGCACAAAACGAAATCAGTGCAAGTACTTAAAACAGTATAACCCTGTTCAAATTATGAAATTCACCTCCTACATTCATTGTGCTTGTAAAGACAATGAATCATTTTACCTGGATTGATTCTAGTTGTACAGAAGTAAGAGAGGGGCTAGCAATGATATGAATGAAAGAGAACTATATATGGTCAGCTTACAAAGAAGAAACAGGAATAACTAGAAAAGTGTCTCATTTCCAATGCTTATATTGGCTGTGATATATCTATTCCTTTTGAGGTGGTAGTCATAAATATCCTATTTGGTCAGCCATAATAGTATGACGTATACAAGAAGCTTTCATCAAATGTTCTGTTAGTTATAATAGCATCGTTCCACACTTGCATttgattggaaaagaaattgattttcctcaaATTGCTGGCATTTGCAAGTTATTAGCTCCTTATATTCTAGCCCTGTTACACTACTGAGAATGTTGCCCTGTTACACTACTGAGAATGTTGCATAGCTCAAGCTTGCAGCATAAGTTCTTTGCTTTTCTCCATATTGAATCTTTCAATATTCCTTTTGTtgagttttccttttcctttcaacaTTGAGCATTTTCGATGGCATTATGATATATCATATCCTTCAACTTTTTGTCAGATTGCAGTTTATGGTAAAAGCTTTAACCATTCTGCAAGAGATGCTTGGGAGTTATTTCAGTCCACTGGGGTTGAAGCACTTGTTGCATATGATTGCTCTGGTGCTGTTTTGTTGATGGGCACCATCTTGGGAGGGCTTGTAACTGGAACTTGCGCCGGAGTTTGGGCTTGGTTTAAGTCGAATGATAGAGTAGTTATGGTTGGCTCCACTTCAATGTTGATGGGTATGGTTTTGGtaagtcttctctctctctctctctctctctgtggccaAATATCTACAATCTTTGTCATTGGAGTGGCAGTAATTTATTAGTCGACATTATAACAGAATAGCATTTTGACCAAGCCGATTTTGCCTGCTTAGTTCTAAGGTTCATGGACAtctttttagtacttttctGTCCCAAATGCACAGTATATGCCATTATGGTACAGTATAGCATGTATGCTGACAATTGATTGCTTTGAATGTGAGCCAGTCTGAAATGAAATATTGCACTAAAAGAACAGCTTCTTGTCATCTTTGACATATGACCCGACTTTGGGACTTCCTGGCATCCCTGTTTTTTGCGCTATGACTACTTGATTTCATCTTTTCTCACGGCTTAGATAATCTATTTCAGGTCGGAGTAGCAATGGCTGTGGTGGAAAGTGCTGTTACATCTATCTACATTTGCTTCGCAGAAGATCCCCAATTGATTCATAGATGGGACGCTGAGTTCTTCAACCAGTTATCGGAGATGCTACATCAGCGTCTTCAACATAGGAGCGCTAGAGCGACAGAAGTTTTGACACACAATAGGTTCGATGGTCAGATACAAAATACATTTACTGTTTGACATAGTTGACAGTGAGAAGGATGCAGTTAATTATCTCAATAAGTTATCTATTGAGAAAAAGAATTAGGTTCTTTGGGTTGTGCATATTGTGTCTACCACTCATGCCAGCCATAGATCAGTTTTTCGCGGCAATGCTTGCTGCGGTGTAACTGTGGATAAGTAGCTAGttcttcttttgccaattgataTCACAATTGACTCTGTTAATTCTTCTTCTGTCAATTAATGGTAAGCACGACTTTGTTAATtcttcttttgtcaattgataTACATTGAAATGACCATGCATTTCCGAAGCAGTTCGGGTGATTTACGTAGTTTGGCCTGTCTTGTGCCCatcaaaaatttcttttcttgaaatccTGGGATGGTTAGTATTACCACATCAGAATATTGTGTCAAGTTAGAGAAGACTGCACACAGAGAATCGACTCAGGCTTATCTGGTCCAACGTGCTTCACTTATCTATTAAGCTCCGATACGCATTAGCCATCATCACTTTTATTTGCAAAACGTCATgaagtttatgttttttttccaaatattcaCGTTGAATGTTCTATATCTTATCTGAACGTCATTTAAGTTTCTGGCTGACGATATAGTTAAAATTGCAAATAGAGTTGGGTTAGCATGAGATTTGGTCTTTCCAAAGATATCTCCCAACACGTTTGGGAAGTATTTTGAACActcaatctaatttttttttaacagttaATCTAAATCAAAAGTGCATAAATGGGTGATTCTTATCATGTACACTGTTGCTTGgaaataaacatttacaaaaaaaaattcatattgtATATCAGACGTCATGAAAAATGGTTTCTGAACTATCACTTGTGCATCTTCTGCTCCACTTGCTTGTACATTAATTTCCTGCAGTTGTTCGTGCTTCCTGCAAATGTGCACCAACTTAACATCagcacttaaaaaataaaaaaataataaaaaaataataaaaaataataaaaaaaaaacatcagcaCTTTAAGACGTGACCACTAGATTCATATTGTCGTATtccaaaaaccaaaacaaaaataacaagaagaaaaaggaaaatcaggGTGATTCTCGAATTAGCAATCCAAGAACTCACCGAAGCTGTGTCTTCTTCTCTTCTGAACCAACTGAGGAATGAACACACCAGTCCCACCAACGTTGCCACTGCTCCACAAATTCAAAAGCCAACCTGGGACCGACCTGGAATCATGATTTTCCCATTGACCCAAGTTAGAAGCAGCCTCGTATCTTATATTGCTCGGAAAGCCTAATCGTCTGGAGGAATTGATTTTGGTCTCGATGGCGGCCCCGTCGTCCTCACCATCGTCTGCCATTAGCATGATGATCTGCTTCTCGAGCTCGGCGTAGTGGACGTCATCGCCGTCACTGCCAATGCCAAGATGGGGTTCGGTTTGGACGTACATGGCGGGCTTATGGAAGATTAAGGATTGATGTGGTAATTGGGATCGCTTTGGTTTAATTTTCTGCTCTCTTCTTGACAGAAAAAGTTTTTGGGTTTAGGAATTATATAGGAAGGAGATGatcaagaggaggaagaagatggtcaGCAAGGGGTCTAACCTTGACCCAAATAGGACAAGTTCATGGAATGAGAGAATATGTCGATTTTTGTAGGTTAGTGCATGTTTTAATTCTTAATTTATTGCTTGTAGACTCTGCTTTGAACAGGTACACATCTCCgacctaaaataaaaataataataacaataaaaaaacaggTACACATCACTTGGGGAATCCGATGCTTCGATTGGCCATGCTTTCTAATTATTAAGATTAATATACATTATTAAATGCGTGTACATGAAAAAAGCTTATATTTTATTTAGGCACAGAAGTTTTTACTGAACGTGGACCTTTGACTTGGATCCTATCTATACGTTATGCAACAGAATTGAAGTTATTCTCGAACCAGTTCAGGAGCCTGAGACATTATTAGGAGGTTTAAAGCTCGATTACGCTTCTAAGAAATTTCAACTGCACTGGGTCAACGTAGACGAGTCATGCGAACCTGCGAGCATCCGACATGTTTTTCGAACCTTAGAccagaattttttatttttcttttaagagAGGCATCCGGGTTAGTTATTATATTTCTAATTCGAATGAACCAAACCACTTTCGTTGAGTCGCAGGACTAGAAAGACAACAACCTTTAGTGTCTCAACACAACAAATCCTAAAGGAGTTAGGAGAGCTTAGAAAGCCAATTAGAAGGGAGGCACCCTAACCTATGAGCTCTTGTAATCCAATCGGCACAATAAATCGTGGAATAATTAACACGAATAACTCTAAAATTCACAAGTTTTATCTAAGTAAACGAATTCCATACGAtacgattttattttttttaacgcCTTATCTCTAGCTCTCCTCTCTTTGACTTTTACTTTGCCTATTTGCAGATGCGGAAATTGAACCCTGCACCATGATATTATCATAGTGTCCCCATCCCTCCAATCCTTTTATTAATAgggtgggaaaattaccaaaaaagtcctaaacctattgcaattgtgctaatttaatcctaacttcttctttttttcgattcagtcctaaaccttttgcaattgtgtcatttcggTTCATTCGGTGAATCTTGGtgggccgacgccgacgtggatgccggctgGCTAGCgatcaaatattttaatatattttttacaattttttcttttatttttcttcttttcccctcttttttttcctcttccccctCCCTTCCCTAACTCTAGCCAATCTTTGACCGGCTggagaggccgagcctcgcccggccatggtGGGGCTCCACCTCGCCATCGTTGCCTCACCCGGCAGCGGTGAGGTCGAACCTtgccatggccgggcgaggtTCGGCCTCTCCGATCGTGTTTCTAGCCTGTCGCCGGACCTTGGCGATTGGCTAGAGGTAGggaggagagggggagagaaaaaaaaaagaaaaagaaagaaaaaaaaatataaaaattcaaataaatataGAAATATTCTGTCACCAACTGGTCGGAGTCCACGTCAATGTCGGCTGGCCAAAATTCGCCTGATGAACCGAAatggcaaaattacaaaatgtttaggattgaatcgagaaaaaaaaaattaggactgaattgacacaattacaatagattaagaattttttgataatttttcccaatagGGTCACATACCTATTGGCACACAACACAAGTTGAACATGCGAACTTTTGATCAGGGTGTTGGAGGGCCGGATAGGTGCAATCGATAAAACTCATTCAAAGCTTCATGCCTTGGAGTCACCTACCTAACATTGTCTTAGGCTGTTTCAACTTATTTCCGACCACCTTTACCAGCCACCACATCGTTTATTGCTCGTTTGATGCTCAATCAAGtacctcgatttttttttttatggcctTATTAGGAAGTTTAAAGAAcaaattatctattttctaTTGTAACgtaccttttaaaaaaaaaaattggaatgaatCTTTTTATCTAATAGATATGACGAGCTGGTGTGGGTTTTTTCACGCCTAAGAATTTTAAACCCTCGTCAACAACTCAAATTTTTTGCCCTATATCCAATAAGTCAACCTCTTGATGGAGAAGCAACGATAGACATTTAGGCCGCGAATGGTTGGACATTTGGAGAAAGTTTATGGGGAAATACAAAGACTTTAGGTTaaagatttttgtttttgaaatacAAACAGTGTTTAGTAAATTGCAAGTGTCTTGAAATCAACTTAACATTTAAACGCTGTTCGGACAAAGCTAGACTTGTAAAGGATTTAAAGTATATAATTTCTATCAatagataaattaataaaagaaaatctacTTGCGATCGTCGAATGATGATCATCGCCGCCGAGCTAGGTCTGGCATTGGTGGTCGTCACTTGAGGATGCACGACCTTAAGCAACCTCGACGAGGGTTGTTTGGGGTTGCCGGGGGTCGCCAAGGGCTACCCCTTACTAAGTAAGGACAAGAGATTCCAAGATTAGTCcaggttccacctggaacctagCATGTCGAAATCGattccttaatttttggaacttgtaACATATCTTGCATAacttatgacaaaaaaaagacttattttGCATACccctgaaacctagaacctatcatGTAAATCGGCTTCAAAGTCTACCCAAgaaccgatcaattttttttttcattttttcttcttttttttgtttccttttttgttaaGCAAAATTAAAGTGAACGCGACAACAAAATTTCGCATTTGTCAATATCAAGAATCCGTAATGATgtacacataaaataaaatgaacaataACAACTTCAAAACACATAACATAAAACCTAAATTCTAGAGCTTAAGTCCTCAATCATCCATGCAAAATTGCTCCATTCTGAccacctaaaaaaaaacatagttaataatttaataataattgaaattaaaatcacTATTAATTAGACTAAATAATTAATAGAAAACCTCACTACATATATTTATTCCATTTCAACTCGTAAACTCTATTTCTGATCATGTCTTCATTAAGACAATCAAATCTAAAAAAagagttatttctgatcatgtCCTCATTAAGgcaatctaaaaaaataatttaaataaaacatTTACTCATTAGATATACAAAAGAATTACAATATGAATACATATATACATCAATTACAATATAATCTTCGGTCCCGGGTCCGATCTTACCTAGGAACCGGGAACCAAACTGTAtagtaccatttttttttttcaaactagtAAACATAGGAACCTAAAATTAGACCGGTTCCTATAACTGGTTAAGTTTGGTTATCGATTCTACCTTGAACCTATGCTCACCCTTATCGCCAAGGTTGGGCAACTCTAAGAGAGAAGACAACCGTCACGTGGGGTTGGTCACACGACCTCAGGCCAAGCTCATTGATGCTAAAATTAGCTTGTCGACGCCTTAGGATTTGTCCAAGGGTATTTACAGCAACCAAGTCCATTTCAAAAGCCAAACCAATCCACCTTTAGCGTCTGCCTAGCTGGATACCTACCTTTGAGGTGGTTTAATCACGGGCTTGATGTCCATGCTTGGCTGCGCGCCCACCCCTCAACCGACGCCATTGAGCATGTAGCCCAAATCcgggaaaagtgttaaaaaagttttaaatctattgcattggtgccaattcagttcaaaacatgttgcattgatgctaattcagtcctaaaccttttgcatttgtgacaattcagtcttaaatcttttgcatttctattaattgagtcaattcaaccaattttgatcgaaaattcgTTTACGTGGACGTTGATTGTCATACATGGCATGACTAGCACTTAAGCACCGCGTagatattttttgatatttttaatgattgagaaaagaaaaagaagaaaaaccaaaataaataaataaaccaagTCCATCAATCCGGGCTTTCCGTGCGCTCCAACGAAAGTCGGGCCGGTCGTGGCACCGAGAAGTCGGTAACCCTGTCATAAACTGAAGACTAACCGATTCATCCTTATGACTACGTTGGGAACTTTGCTTTGACATATTGCGACTAGCCAGCCGAAATATTCTTCAATCTGGCTCTATCTATGACCGTCACATCAACATTAAGGTATGTGACAAATCTTTTTCTCCCTAATCTGCTTCGAGGCTCGATGAAATTGATAGTGGACGAAAAAGGAAATCTCACGACCAAGGGAATGTTTGCAGAATAAAGATAGCTGCCCATTTGCACGTGCAATCACATCAAATGTCTTCTTGCCCCAAACTATCTATTATCACGACACAACACGATTCGACCATGGATGCAAGTAGGAGGTGGGCagaataaaactaaaaaagtcttaaatcgatcgcattgatatcaattcaatcttaaatatttcaattagacTAATCTTATTCTATGTTTTTTGggtattgatatc
The genomic region above belongs to Rhodamnia argentea isolate NSW1041297 chromosome 6, ASM2092103v1, whole genome shotgun sequence and contains:
- the LOC115727707 gene encoding CTL-like protein DDB_G0274487 isoform X1: MSDSQSSSSPELGSIVAADENVGRSRRSYDSSQILASPPSRRWRDVFWLAIFLIHLVGFGLFLGVLGLNRFEKSDRLNLDKLTSVPSDSDAGLTEEYWPLFAVAGGAGTLLGWMWLLFLGSQANHMMKVSVHILTTYLAVISVLCFWGERFFCGVAFAVGAALQFLYVISVIDRLPFTMLVLQKAVKMVWNLPEVTRIAYLFMLVMLLWMVIWSFGAAGVIASSMDDGKRWWLLLVLSVSLFWTGAVLCNTVHVIVSGLVFLVLIHGGRRSLSMPQNSLLNTLRYAVTTSFGSICYGSLFTAAIRTLRWEIRGFRSKIGNNECLLCCVDFLFNLVETLVRFFNKYAYVQIAVYGKSFNHSARDAWELFQSTGVEALVAYDCSGAVLLMGTILGGLVTGTCAGVWAWFKSNDRVVMVGSTSMLMGMVLVGVAMAVVESAVTSIYICFAEDPQLIHRWDAEFFNQLSEMLHQRLQHRSARATEVLTHNRFDGQIQNTFTV
- the LOC115727707 gene encoding CTL-like protein DDB_G0274487 isoform X2, whose translation is MWLLFLGSQANHMMKVSVHILTTYLAVISVLCFWGERFFCGVAFAVGAALQFLYVISVIDRLPFTMLVLQKAVKMVWNLPEVTRIAYLFMLVMLLWMVIWSFGAAGVIASSMDDGKRWWLLLVLSVSLFWTGAVLCNTVHVIVSGLVFLVLIHGGRRSLSMPQNSLLNTLRYAVTTSFGSICYGSLFTAAIRTLRWEIRGFRSKIGNNECLLCCVDFLFNLVETLVRFFNKYAYVQIAVYGKSFNHSARDAWELFQSTGVEALVAYDCSGAVLLMGTILGGLVTGTCAGVWAWFKSNDRVVMVGSTSMLMGMVLVGVAMAVVESAVTSIYICFAEDPQLIHRWDAEFFNQLSEMLHQRLQHRSARATEVLTHNRFDGQIQNTFTV
- the LOC115727715 gene encoding uncharacterized protein LOC115727715, which codes for MYVQTEPHLGIGSDGDDVHYAELEKQIIMLMADDGEDDGAAIETKINSSRRLGFPSNIRYEAASNLGQWENHDSRSVPGWLLNLWSSGNVGGTGVFIPQLVQKRRRHSFGSTNNCRKLMYKQVEQKMHK